The proteins below come from a single Clupea harengus chromosome 21, Ch_v2.0.2, whole genome shotgun sequence genomic window:
- the LOC105892605 gene encoding angio-associated migratory cell protein, whose translation MENMDNPSEDTIQFHEDEEILEVIDLSDTEQTPDDLAEELEDVDFEDAGAAADDEGWETGDEMEEAVDDSELTFSRHTGSVFCVSLDPQTNSLAVTGGEDDKAYVWTVNDGEVLFECTGHKDSVTCATFSHDSKLVASGDMGGLIKVWKVESKEEIWSFEVGDLEWLEWHPCAPVLLAGTADGNVWMWKVPGGDCKTLHGPGCQATSGKIMLDGKRAVVGYEDGSVRLWDLKQGNAIHVIKGIDGHQGALTCLDTNKDGSLVLTGSVDGQAKLINTITGKVLCAFSIESVKAKDSMMDEEQSNSVESVGFCKVLPLVAVAYLDGTLAVYDLSTQTLRHRCQHEAGIVHLQWEESSSMVATCSLDGVVRLWDARSGSMVSECRGHGAEILDFTLNSEASIVVTAAGDHKAKVFCLQRPDR comes from the exons ATGGAAAACATGGATAATCCTTCTGAGGACACCATACAATTTCATGAGGACGAAGAAATACTCGAGGTTATTGATCTAAGTGATACAGAACAAACCCCAG ATGACCTGGCAGAAGAGTTAGAAGACGTGGACTTCGAAGATGCTGGGGCAGCAGCCGACGACGAGGGTTGGGAGACAGGGGATGAGATGGAGGAAGCTGTAGATGACAGTGAACTCACTTTCTCTCGTCACACTG GTTCTGTATTCTGTGTTAGTCTGGACCCTCAAACAAACAGCTTAGCAGTGACAGGGGGAGAAGATGACAAGGCCTACGTGTGGACTGTGAATGATGGAGAGGTGCTCTTTGAGTGCACAG GACACAAAGACTCAGTGACGTGTGCCACGTTCAGCCACGACTCCAAGCTTGTAGCCTCTGGAGACATGGGTGGCCTCATCAAAGTGTGGAAAGTGGAGAGCAAGGAAGAGATCTGGTCCTTTGAAGTCGGAGACCTGGAG TGGTTAGAGTGGCACCCATGTGCCCCTGTCCTGTTGGCAGGCACTGCAGATGgaaatgtgtggatgtggaaGGTGCCAGGGGGCGACTGCAAGACCCTCCATGGCCCCGGCTGCCAGGCAACAAGTGGCAAGATCATGCTAGATG GAAAGCGAGCAGTGGTTGGTTATGAAGATGGCTCAGTGAGACTCTGGGACCTGAAACAGGGCAATGCCATCCACGTTATTAAAG gTATTgatggccaccagggggcgctgaCTTGCCTTGACACTAACAAGGACGGCTCACTAGTCCTAACGGGCTCTGTAGATGGCCAGGCCAAGCTCATCAACACTATTACAGGCAAG GTTCTATGTGCCTTCTCCATTGAGAGTGTCAAAGCAAAAGACTCCATGATGGATGAGGAGCAGTCCAACTCTGTCGAGTCAGTAGGCTTCTGCAAAGT TTTGCCCTTGGTTGCCGTGGCTTACCTGGACGGTACCCTGGCTGTCTATGACCTTTCTACTCAGACTCTGAGACACAGGTGTCAACATGAG GCAGGTATAGTCCATCTGCAGTGGGAGGAGTCCTCTTCAATGGTGGCCACCTGCAGCCTGGATGGTGTCGTCCGGCTTTGGGATGCCCGCTCTGGGTCCATGGTGTCCGAGTGCCGTGGGCATGGTGCCGAGATCCTGGACTTCACACTAAACAG TGAGGCCTCCATAGTAGTGACCGCAGCAGGAGACCACAAAGCCAAGGTGTTCTGTCTCCAAAGGCCTGACCGGTAG